Proteins from a genomic interval of Papaver somniferum cultivar HN1 chromosome 4, ASM357369v1, whole genome shotgun sequence:
- the LOC113271686 gene encoding protein NUCLEAR FUSION DEFECTIVE 4-like isoform X1: MNRFQGKFEGFFANRWLVFVAAMWVQSVAGIGYLFGSISPVIKSSLNYNQKQIARLGVAKDLGDSVGFLAGSLCEVLPIWAALLIGAMQNMIGYGWVWLIVTHRVPTLPLWAMCILIFVGTNGECYFNTAALVSCVQNFPKSRGPVVGILKGFAGLGGAIMTQVYALIYDPDHAGIIFMVAVGPTMVVIALMFIVRPVGGHRQPRPSDASSFTFIYSVCLVLAAYLMGVMLVEDLVDVSHSVIEIFTAILFILLILPIIIPVTLTFWDQRSSVEERLLPEAPLATISSKDLSTEIIFSELEDEKSSEEESLSVNDRKKRIAQLQAKINRAAAEGAVRVKRRKGPHRGEDFTLTQALIKADFWLIFISLLLGSGSGLTVIDNLGQMSASLGYDNPHIFVSMISIWNFLGRIGGGFFSEIVVRDYAYPRPVSMAVAQVIMAIGHFFFAMGWPGAMHIGTLLIGLGYGAHWAIVPAAASELFGLKKFGALYNFLTLANPAGSLVFSGLIASSIYDHEAEKQAQMHSNLAHTSRGMLQRITDVIMAADEPLKCDGSICFFLTSMIMSGFCIVAVVLSLILVHRTKVVYASLYGKTGSFRT; the protein is encoded by the exons atgaaTCGATTTCAAGGGAAATTCGAAGGTTTCTTTGCTAACAGATGGTTAGTATTTGTAGCAGCAATGTGGGTACAATCAGTAGCAGGGATTGGTTATTTATTTGGAAGTATATCACcagtaatcaaaagttcattgaATTACAATCAAAAACAAATTGCCAGATTGGGTGTAGCTAAAGATCTTGGTGACAGTGTTGGATTTTTAGCTGGTAGTTTATGTGAAGTTTTGCCTATTTGGGCTGCTTTATTGATTGGTGCTATGCAGAATATGATTGGTTATGGTTGGGTCTGGCTTATTGTTACTCATAGGGTTCCTACTTTGCCTCTATGGGCG ATGTGCATTCTTATATTTGTCGGAACAAATGGAGAGTGCTACTTCAATACTGCAGCACTGGTTTCTTGCGTTCAGAACTTCCCTAAAAGTCGAGGTCCAGTTGTTGGGATACTTAAGGGGTTTGCAGGTTTGGGTGGTGCTATTATGACGCAGGTATATGCTCTGATTTATGACCCTGATCATGCAGGAATCATCTTCATGGTTGCTGTTGGGCCAACCATGGTAGTCATTGCTCTCATGTTCATTGTCAGACCTGTTGGTGGTCATAGACAACCTCGGCCTTCTGATGCTTCAAGCTTCACATTTATCTACAGCGTGTGCCTTGTTTTGGCTGCCTATTTGATGGGGGTCATGCTTGTTGAAGATTTAGTTGATGTTAGCCACTCCGTGATCGAGATATTCACAGCAATATTGTTTATTCTCTTAATTCTGCCTATCATAATTCCTGTGACTTTGACATTCTGGGATCAGAGATCTTCTGTGGAAGAAAGACTTCTACCTGAAGCTCCATTAGCGACCATATCTAGCAAGGATTTAAGTACTGAAATAATTTTCAGTGAACTTGAAGATGAGAAGTCCTCAGAAGAAGAGTCGCTTTCAGTGAATGATAGGAAAAAAAGAATTGCACAGTTGCAAGCAAAAATTAATAGAGCTGCAGCAGAAGGAGCAGTGAGAGTTAAGAGGCGAAAGGGTCCACATAGAGGCGAGGATTTTACCTTGACGCAGGCATTGATAAAGGCAGATTTTTGGCTCATATTTATTTCCCTTCTTTTGGGGTCTGGATCTGGCTTGACTGTTATTGATAATCTCGGTCAGATGAGTGCGTCTTTAGGATATGATAACCCACATATATTTGTATCCATGATCAGCATCTGGAATTTCCTTGGTCGTATTGGTGGTGGCTTCTTCTCCGAGATTGTTGTAAG GGATTATGCATACCCAAGACCAGTTAGCATGGCTGTGGCACAAGTCATAATGGCAATTGGGCACTTCTTCTTTGCTATGGGGTGGCCTGGAGCCATGCACATTGGTACGCTACTGATCGGACTTGGGTATGGTGCCCATTGGGCTATTGTGCCAGCTGCTGCATCAGAGCTTTTTGGATTGAAGAAATTCGGAGCTCTGTACAATTTCctcacacttgcaaatcccgctGGATCCTTGGTTTTCTCTGGTCTTATAGCTAGTTCTATATATGACCATGAAGCTGAAAAACAAGCTCAAATGCACAGCAACCTAGCGCACACTTCTAGAGGCATGCTCCAAAGGATTACAGATGTTATAATGGCAGCAGATGAACCACTGAAATGTGACGGCTCTATCTGCTTCTTCCTTACTTCCATGATAATGTCTGGGTTTTGCATCGTCGCAGTTGTGTTGAGCTTGATTCTTGTTCACAGGACCAAGGTTGTGTACGCCAGTTTATATGGGAAAACTGGAAGTTTCCGTACATGA
- the LOC113271686 gene encoding protein NUCLEAR FUSION DEFECTIVE 4-like isoform X2: MRVSTLTVKQCLALHWMCILIFVGTNGECYFNTAALVSCVQNFPKSRGPVVGILKGFAGLGGAIMTQVYALIYDPDHAGIIFMVAVGPTMVVIALMFIVRPVGGHRQPRPSDASSFTFIYSVCLVLAAYLMGVMLVEDLVDVSHSVIEIFTAILFILLILPIIIPVTLTFWDQRSSVEERLLPEAPLATISSKDLSTEIIFSELEDEKSSEEESLSVNDRKKRIAQLQAKINRAAAEGAVRVKRRKGPHRGEDFTLTQALIKADFWLIFISLLLGSGSGLTVIDNLGQMSASLGYDNPHIFVSMISIWNFLGRIGGGFFSEIVVRDYAYPRPVSMAVAQVIMAIGHFFFAMGWPGAMHIGTLLIGLGYGAHWAIVPAAASELFGLKKFGALYNFLTLANPAGSLVFSGLIASSIYDHEAEKQAQMHSNLAHTSRGMLQRITDVIMAADEPLKCDGSICFFLTSMIMSGFCIVAVVLSLILVHRTKVVYASLYGKTGSFRT, from the exons ATGAGAGTATCAACCTTAACGGTGAAGCAATGTCTAGCACTTCACTGG ATGTGCATTCTTATATTTGTCGGAACAAATGGAGAGTGCTACTTCAATACTGCAGCACTGGTTTCTTGCGTTCAGAACTTCCCTAAAAGTCGAGGTCCAGTTGTTGGGATACTTAAGGGGTTTGCAGGTTTGGGTGGTGCTATTATGACGCAGGTATATGCTCTGATTTATGACCCTGATCATGCAGGAATCATCTTCATGGTTGCTGTTGGGCCAACCATGGTAGTCATTGCTCTCATGTTCATTGTCAGACCTGTTGGTGGTCATAGACAACCTCGGCCTTCTGATGCTTCAAGCTTCACATTTATCTACAGCGTGTGCCTTGTTTTGGCTGCCTATTTGATGGGGGTCATGCTTGTTGAAGATTTAGTTGATGTTAGCCACTCCGTGATCGAGATATTCACAGCAATATTGTTTATTCTCTTAATTCTGCCTATCATAATTCCTGTGACTTTGACATTCTGGGATCAGAGATCTTCTGTGGAAGAAAGACTTCTACCTGAAGCTCCATTAGCGACCATATCTAGCAAGGATTTAAGTACTGAAATAATTTTCAGTGAACTTGAAGATGAGAAGTCCTCAGAAGAAGAGTCGCTTTCAGTGAATGATAGGAAAAAAAGAATTGCACAGTTGCAAGCAAAAATTAATAGAGCTGCAGCAGAAGGAGCAGTGAGAGTTAAGAGGCGAAAGGGTCCACATAGAGGCGAGGATTTTACCTTGACGCAGGCATTGATAAAGGCAGATTTTTGGCTCATATTTATTTCCCTTCTTTTGGGGTCTGGATCTGGCTTGACTGTTATTGATAATCTCGGTCAGATGAGTGCGTCTTTAGGATATGATAACCCACATATATTTGTATCCATGATCAGCATCTGGAATTTCCTTGGTCGTATTGGTGGTGGCTTCTTCTCCGAGATTGTTGTAAG GGATTATGCATACCCAAGACCAGTTAGCATGGCTGTGGCACAAGTCATAATGGCAATTGGGCACTTCTTCTTTGCTATGGGGTGGCCTGGAGCCATGCACATTGGTACGCTACTGATCGGACTTGGGTATGGTGCCCATTGGGCTATTGTGCCAGCTGCTGCATCAGAGCTTTTTGGATTGAAGAAATTCGGAGCTCTGTACAATTTCctcacacttgcaaatcccgctGGATCCTTGGTTTTCTCTGGTCTTATAGCTAGTTCTATATATGACCATGAAGCTGAAAAACAAGCTCAAATGCACAGCAACCTAGCGCACACTTCTAGAGGCATGCTCCAAAGGATTACAGATGTTATAATGGCAGCAGATGAACCACTGAAATGTGACGGCTCTATCTGCTTCTTCCTTACTTCCATGATAATGTCTGGGTTTTGCATCGTCGCAGTTGTGTTGAGCTTGATTCTTGTTCACAGGACCAAGGTTGTGTACGCCAGTTTATATGGGAAAACTGGAAGTTTCCGTACATGA
- the LOC113271687 gene encoding uncharacterized protein LOC113271687 yields MECNRDEANRAKEIAERKFTARDVVGAKKFALKAQNLFPGLEGISQMLSTLDVHLSGDNKIGDEADWYGILGVNPKADDDTVRKKYRKLALMLHPDKNKSIGAEGAFKLISEAWSLLSDKTKRTMYDQRRSLKTSQQKVPSASGVSSATPPGANGFHNFPNPSSNVKAHKTTTKAAAAPAPASAPAPAPPRHSKPNTFWTACHRCKMQYEYLRVYQNHKLLCPNCHEPFLAVETQAPPVNASNASGHWQPPKQRQNSNHNSNKSSGGSGRKSSSSAANMGSDPSNQSKWSPFSGTASGGSATASAAAAAQAASVVQQAYEKVKREREEAQAAGRRQEALRKKNTHGSKRTASNSGAGTHDMKAKRRRNGDENAGKQTTSGAGMASGSGIMRNFLEKDRANSLPNSTRDLSQLELRNMLIEKARRQICKKLDECKSAAAGMATEKEKGKPEVIKDRKKEGVEVKETASVEVDASDQSKGVESVDVNKLSNGSPSIDTDSVVSETVARNTMSITVPDPDFHDFDRDRCEKCFGTNQVWAAYDDDDGMPRYYAIIHKVISVNPFKMRISWLNSKTNTELGPLNWTGSGFSKTCGDFRVGKHEFNSSLNSFSHKVRWTKGPRGVVIIFPKKGDVWAVYRNWSPDWNELTPDEVIHKYDMVEVLEDYTEDQGVVVIPLVKVAGFKTVFHRHLNTREVRNIHREEMFRFSHQVPSCLLTGSEAPGAPKGCRELDPAATPVELLQIVTEAKEEMVDTAEEETKAKHREVDVVEIVEEEITVDTKEKMVPAGENEENVVEIVKEEMMMEAKEKMIIEDSKETDVMEIVDQDIELPEEEDVMEIVEDEIMILGGEGHKTKDYNSSRNRMIRSLFEQEEDTIEIAVEEMMAEVKEKEIIDEEEEPMEEHSVEIPDVGEPKEEKVSKNAEKQRAGDDMEGIIKETEEEIVKNVSDQLKDAKTGEEVTPEPKDNQSMKNREQQRVSEAREEMEQVRLRSSEEMAQSSVV; encoded by the coding sequence ATGGAGTGTAACCGAGATGAGGCCAATAGGGCAAAAGAAATCGCAGAGAGAAAGTTTACAGCTAGAGATGTCGTAGGTGCTAAGAAGTTCGCATTAAAAGCGCAAAATTTGTTCCCTGGCCTCGAGGGTATTTCACAGATGCTATCGACACTTGATGTGCACCTCTCTGGGGATAATAAAATAGGCGACGAAGCAGATTGGTATGGGATTCTAGGTGTGAATCCCAAGGCTGATGATGATACAGTCAGGAAAAAGTACCGTAAACTGGCTCTGATGCTCCACCCCGACAAGAACAAGTCAATTGGAGCCGAAGGAGCGTTTAAGCTCATCTCAGAAGCGTGGAGTTTACTGTCTGATAAAACCAAAAGAACCATGTATGATCAAAGGAGGTCTTTGAAAACATCCCAGCAAAAGGTCCCATCGGCAAGTGGAGTTTCTTCGGCGACTCCACCTGGTGCAAACGGCTTTCATAATTTCCCCAACCCTTCTTCCAATGTGAAGGCTCATAAGACCACTACTAAAGCAGCTGCAGCTCCAGCTCCAGCTTCGGCTCCGGCTCCTGCACCGCCTCGTCATTCAAAACCCAATACATTCTGGACTGCTTGCCATAGATGCAAGATGCAGTACGAGTATCTTCGGGTTTATCAAAATCACAAACTCCTTTGTCCCAATTGTCATGAACCCTTTTTGGCAGTAGAAACACAGGCCCCACCAGTAAATGCTTCTAATGCATCTGGCCATTGGCAGCCTCCTAAGCAACGTCAGAATTCCAATCATAATTCAAACAAGAGTTCTGGTGGATCAGGAAGGAAATCATCTTCTTCTGCTGCAAATATGGGATCAGATCCATCCAATCAATCAAAATGGAGTCCATTTTCTGGAACAGCTAGTGGTGGAAGTGCCACTGCCtcggctgctgctgctgcccaagCTGCAAGTGTGGTTCAGCAGGCGTATGAAAAAGTCAAAAGAGAGCGTGAGGAGGCTCAAGCAGCAGGCCGAAGACAAGAAGCCCTTCGGAAGAAGAACACCCATGGTTCAAAGAGGACAGCTAGCAATTCTGGTGCTGGTACTCACGACATGAAAGCTAAGAGGAGGAGGAATGGAGATGAAAATGCAGGGAAGCAAACAACATCAGGAGCTGGCATGGCTAGTGGGTCAGGAATTATGCGCAATTTCTTAGAGAAGGATCGAGCTAATAGTTTGCCTAACAGCACAAGGGACTTGTCGCAGCTTGAGCTCAGGAATATGCTGATAGAAAAGGCTAGGCGGCAAATTTGTAAGAAGTTAGATGAATGCAAGTCAGCTGCTGCAGGCATGGCTACAGAGAAAGAGAAAGGAAAGCCAGAAGTCATTAAAGATCGGAAGAAAGAGGGAGTGGAAGTGAAAGAAACGGCTAGTGTAGAAGTTGACGCCAGTGATCAGAGCAAGGGTGTTGAATCTGTGGATGTCAATAAATTATCAAATGGATCACCCTCTATTGATACAGATAGTGTTGTTTCTGAAACCGTAGCTCGTAATACCATGTCAATTACAGTTCCAGATCCGGATTTTCACGACTTCGACAGGGATAGATGTGAAAAATGTTTTGGAACTAACCAAGTTTGGGCTGCATACGATGATGATGACGGAATGCCTCGCTACTACGCAATTATTCACAAAGTGATTTCTGTAAATCCATTTAAAATGCGGATAAGCTGGCTCAATTCCAAAACCAACACTGAATTGGGCCCATTAAATTGGACTGgttctggattttccaaaacctgTGGAGATTTCAGGGTTGGTAAGCATGAGTTTAATAGCTCACTCAATTCTTTCTCGCATAAAGTTAGATGGACTAAAGGTCCGCGCGGGGTGGTCATTATATTTCCTAAAAAGGGTGATGTGTGGGCTGTATATCGTAACTGGTCCCCGGACTGGAATGAGCTTACCCCAGATGAAGTTATACATAAGTATGATATGGTGGAGGTACTCGAGGATTATACGGAGGATcaaggtgtggttgttatacctttAGTCAAGGTTGCTGGTTTCAAGACAGTTTTTCATAGGCACTTGAACACCAGGGAAGTCAGGAATATCCACAGAGAAGAGATGTTCCGGTTCTCTCATCAAGTTCCGTCTTGCTTACTTACAGGTTCAGAAGCGCCAGGCGCTCCAAAAGGTTGCCGGGAGCTGGACCCTGCAGCTACTCCTGTGGAACTTCTACAGATAGTAacagaagccaaagaagaaatgGTGGATACTGCTGAAGAAGAGACTAAGGCAAAACACAGAGAAGTGGATGTTGTGGAGATTGTTGAAGAAGAGATCACAGTTGATACAAAAGAGAAGATGGTTCCTGCAGGAGAAAATGAGGAAAATGTTGTGGAAATTGTTAAAGAGGAGATGATGATGGAAGCTAAGGAGAAAATGATAATAGAAGATTCTAAGGAAACTGATGTTATGGAGATTGTTGATCAAGACATAGAACTACCTGAGGAGGAGGATGTTATGGAGATTGTTGAAGACGAGATTATGATTTTAGGAGGTGAAGGTCATAAGACTAAAGACTATAATTCAAGCAGAAACAGAATGATCAGATCATTGTTTGAACAGGAAGAAGACACTATCGAGATAgctgtagaagaaatgatggcggaagttaaggagaaagaaattatagatgaagaagaagaacccatGGAAGAACATTCTGTTGAGATTCCTGATGTAGGGGAGCCTAAGGAGGAAAAAGTTTCTAAGAATGCAGAAAAACAGAGGGCAGGAGACGATATGGAAGGTATAATAAAAGAAACCGAGGAGGAGATTGTGAAGAATGTTTCTGATCAGCTGAAGGATGCAAAGACCGGTGAAGAGGTAACCCCTGAACCTAAGGACAATCAGAGCATGAAGAACCGTGAACAACAAAGAGTGTCAGAAGCTCGGGAAGAGATGGAGCAGGTCAGATTGCGGTCAAGTGAAGAGATGGCTCAAAGTTCTGTAGTATAG
- the LOC113271688 gene encoding nuclear transcription factor Y subunit C-1-like, with protein MENNTNSSNSQQGQPSPFPPQPPFHHLLQQQQQQLQMFWTYQRQEIEQVNDFKNHQLPLARIKKIMKADEDVRMISAEAPILFAKACELFILELTIRSWLHAEENKRRTLQKNDIAAAITRTDIFDFLVDIVPREEMKEEAGLGLMGGATASGVPYYYPPVGQTAPGVMMGRPAMPGMDPNMYVHQPSQAWQSVWQSDEGPYGNIGGTTGQAANLDEQGYVDQQTSDS; from the coding sequence ATGGAGAACAAcacaaacagcagcaacagccaACAAGGTCAGCCATCACCATTTCCACCACAACCACCATTTCATCATCTTttgcaacagcagcaacaacagcttcAAATGTTTTGGACTTACCAAAGACAAGAGATTGAACAAGTGAATGACTTCAAGAACCATCAACTTCCTTTAGCTAGAATCAAGAAGATCATGAAAGCGGATGAAGATGTACGCATGATATCAGCTGAAGCACCAATCTTATTTGCAAAAGCTTGTGAACTTTTCATACTTGAGCTCACTATAAGATCTTGGCTACACGCCGAGGAAAACAAGCGTCGGACACTTCAGAAGAATGATATTGCAGCTGCAATTACCCGTACTGATATTTTTGATTTCTTAGTTGATATTGTACCGAGGGAAGAGATGAAAGAGGAAGCAGGGTTGGGGCTTATGGGAGGTGCTACTGCTAGCGGAGTCCCTTATTATTATCCTCCGGTTGGGCAGACCGCACCAGGCGTTATGATGGGCCGGCCAGCAATGCCTGGTATGGATCCGAATATGTACGTTCATCAACCGTCGCAGGCGTGGCAATCAGTTTGGCAATCAGATGAAGGGCCATATGGAAACATTGGTGGCACAACCGGGCAAGCGGCCAATTTAGATGAGCAGGGGTATGTGGATCAACAAACTTCTGACTCTTAG